The genomic segment CATGCACCCACCTCCAAACCATTAATAGGATGGAGACTtcggtaacacacacacacacacacacaccacacacacaccctaaaaCAGAAACAAGCACACCACTAACAAAAAACCCAATTCAAATCCTGAAGttgtaaatgaaacaaaatgattcTACATAGTATGTTCAGTTGCATTCAACTTCAGTTGAGCTCCTGACAGTAATTAGCACGCTTTTCCTCTATTCTTATTTCTTAGTCTGTGTGCATCCTTCTACTGTCCTTGTTCAAACTCTCTCCTGCCTCCTAGATGGCCAAAATACAACTCAGGGGAGTGGGGGTAGGGTGGCAATCTGGCAAGAAAGACTATGTTGCATACTCTTTCCTCTGAAATCAAAGTTCTCTCACTTTCTTATTTCGAAAATAAggctctcccttccttcctgagtTTCACATTTGTGCTCCCACTCTCATTTCCTTCCACCTCTTTCAAGACAGCACTGTCTCAAATAGTATTTTTCCCTACAGTCACTTCTCTAttgcctcctttctttctcctgtcaCATATGGATAGCCCTTTTGTGAAATACTATGAAATAGGCCTATTTCTGAAACAGCAGAGGGCATATCaatcctggggggaggggggggagacgAATGAGgcatatttaaaaaagtaatttctgcACACTGCTAAGAGATGATTCATTAGGCCTGGGAAAACCACTCAAAAATGTTagacccagggcacctgggtggctcagttggttaagcgactgtcttcggctcaggtcatgatcttggagtccctggatcgagtcccgcatcgggctccctgctcggcagggagtctgcttctccctctgaccctcccccctctcatgtactcgctctctctcattctctctctctcaaataaataaaatctttaaaaaaaaaaaaaaaaaatgttagaccCACACAATGGGCTACTAGTGATTGTAACTTAAGAATGAATTAGAACAGAATTAAACTTTCTATCACATGTAACTTTTTTGAGATAAGTAGAAacgtgttttcattttgttatattATAAACACAACTGGTTtatatgaggaaaaaaattattgactATGAACTCAATAGAGCCAAAGGTATTAATTACAAGTCTTCTGTGCACTGGCAGGTAAATGTGTGAGTTGGCACCTCTGTGATAACCTTAGGTACCTCAGGAATGTGGGGAGTTTCCAAAGCTATCTGAAGAATAAGAACATCCATTAACAAGAATAATATTCAAAGTGAACTCTTAATTGATTCATGTGGGAATAAAAAGTTCCCAAGATTCAGTGAAAATTCAGAACTGACAAATCCTAGATGCAAAGAGGATCACTAACAGCATAAAAGATaagcttaaaaaaagagaaaatgggaaataaaatgaCTGGTCTGGCATTCCTCTCCTTAAAGTCTACCTATGGGAAATGACCATCTCTAGTTTAACCATCTGGAAACTCTAAACTGTGTGATGAAAAAATAATCCCAGAATGTTTTGTTGAATTATAAAGTCTAATAAACCGTTTAAACCACTAGCTTGTGTCCATTTATGAttcttcctgaaatatttaaGATCTTAGTCCTTATAAGTTCCTATTTGCTTTATTGACCCTTTCTTTACCCTCTGGGAAAAACCAACCAAAGCAAATACCCTTTACTTGACCCCAAATCTATGCTTTAGAGTTCACTCAAGCagtcatctttcttttcctttccattcactGTCACATTTACTGAAGTTTTGACATATACTAAGACTTCTAGCATTTCTTTATTAGTAATTCACTCTTTAACCCACTTAGACACAGCTTCTATTCTAATTATTCTGTTGAAATGACACCAAAAGGTTAATTGCCTAACTGTTTAATGCAACTCATACTATAATATTCACCTAGCCATCTTTGCACAAGCCAATGTTCACAGCCAAATCTTTGAAACTTTCTCCTTTCCACTGTGAAGCCATGATATTCTTAGTTCTCTTCTAACTCTGGCCCATTTCATCTTTTGGGCTCTTATTcttctttccaaaatgcaaaaaatTCCCTAAGATTTCATACTTAGCCCTTGATTTTTATCTGCATCAAGGATCTGTTGTATTCTTATGTTTGACTCATCAGTTTTGCTGATTTCTATCTCCAATCCTGATGTCTCAGCCTTAGACCCACATTTCAGATTATCTGCTGGACATTTccattcaaatgtcacctcaaaATTCACTTTGGAATTAAATTCCTTGTCACCGTTCTAGAAAATCAGCTTTTCTTCTTGGAAGTCCTATTTCTGTTGGCAGCACCATCTCTTCTAATACTATAGGTATAGAGACTTTAATGAGTTTCCGTTTTTTTCCACCAATCTCCCTTACAAATCAGTCAGTGCATTTGGCTTATCCTTCCCTCAAAATGTCTCCTgtatctgttcatttttctccattcctaGAGCTGTCACTCTGGTATAAGTATCATAACTTTATCTGGAAATTCCTGACAAGAAGCTCCCCATGTCTGGAGGCACAAACTCCTCAAACAGGTACTGAAGACTCTCCTCAATTTGGACTTATTCCTGGGGGGGATGGAAATGCAATAACCAGACTAGATTCTTCATTGATCCCACCACCTTTGCTCACATGAGTTCTTTCCTACAGATTTTAAGAAAGAGTCCCCCAAAACTGCTAGTTTATTCAAATACCACCAAACTTTCCAGGGGCAATTTAACTCCCATGTATATCACTATGCTTTCCCAGAAAATTCTAGCCCACAGTGTaagctctttcttttatttaaagcaCCTGTACTAAGTCTACTGTACACATCTATACCCGCTGTTTTACTATTTAACTTTTTTCATGCATATATAGACATTAAATGATTATTGACTAAAGAACTACTACACTGACTTAGAAATTCTTGAATTTCTAAAGgtattattttgcatattttggtGAGCAACAGGAGAATAAAACTTATCATGGGcataattcttaaaaaacaaaccaggTCTGGTCTACAGAATAttatttaggattattttctAGCAACCTCACTAGTACTTACAAATAATCCCACATACCAAATGAACAGTGTTCTTTTTAAGGTACAACTGACTATTATTTTGATTCCCATTCCGTATGTTCATCAAGCAGTTTCAGATTGTATCGGGGGAGAGAGTTAGAATACACTTTCCAGTACCTAGTATGTGACTTCTTCCTTATTTGTGATGCGTGATTTGTGACAATGGCTTTCCACTGTGGGAAGAGGTGGTGCCTGACATGTGCTTTCAGAAAcagataaatcatttttattgtctattttctTATGTGTTATAGTGTCATCTTTAGTGAAATCCATCTTATTTAAATGCTAATGGTGGCGGTACACTCACCATATTCCTCACAATACATCACATTCAATGTATGAAGCTTTTCAAGATGACCTTAGGAAAGATTTACCATCTTTAGGTCACTAGCTGTCATCACTGTCTAAAAGCTGCAGGTATCACAGATGAGAGTTCCAAATGGAACTTGATGAAATGTAATTATCacaaaagaagatttaaaaaatcctgtTAGTATTTAACTATAGGAGCTATAGCTTAAAGAAAGCTTAGATACAGGGTCAATATATTTAGCAGATAAGAAATTTTCAAGGGTAGTTTTCCAAGTTTCTCCTGAATTTTCTAAAACTTGTCCTAGAATCCAGGAGCTTGAAAGTTCAAGAAAAGAATCTACCCTTTCTGTTCCTCTTTGTGTTTTAGGCTGCACACTCTCTTTCCTGGGATAGTGGAGGCAAAGATCCACTTGGGGAGGAAACCCTAAgaataaagggatttttttctcttcttggtcAAGAATACAGTTACATTCACCTGAACTCAATAAGGGAATAATGGAATTTTACTGCATAGTAGGTACACATTTTAGGAAATATAATCCTGGAGAGTACATGGAAAACAGAGAAGAACAGGAtgcattaaaaaggaaagaaagaaaaggggagcctggctggctcagtcagtggagcatgtgactcttgagctcagggttgtgagtttaagccccatgttggacacagagattacttaaaaaaaaaaaaaaaaagaagaagagatatGCTAATAATATCTGGTGATACATGTTTGATAGAACAGTTTAAAAAGAACTGTTACATTAAAGATGGCATTAACATAAAAGACTTGTTTTCCTCACCTTTTTGGACCTCCAACAACGGCAGTACACAGCTTTATCTCCCAAATCCTCCATGTCATAAGCATGTACTATCTTGGGGTTGTCTTTCTGGATGTGAAGGTTTACCATAGATTTGTTGCGATGATCTTTAACATAAAATCTTTTGTAAGCTAGATAACCAACTGCAGCTGTCCCAGCAGCAATAGTAACTGCTGCGATCCATTCAACTAGAGCAGGGAAGGAAAACAGGAATAATCATCAAAAGCAAAATATACACtaataatgtgtatttttactAACATTAATGTTCAGGAAATCCAGTTTTTGAGTTAAGCATTCCAATAGTCAAAAGTTTTTACTGTTAACAAAATAATCACAACACAATGGTGTAACAATTCTTGTTAAGACTTTCCCCAGCGTTTACTGAGGCAATTGCATATTTTCTACTGAATGATGATAGCTAAATTGAGAtagaggaaaactttaaaattattttatagatggagaaggaaaaacaatgttTAATAATTCTTAAAGTGTTCATAAATAGATTTAAAAGAACATGTAAGCCTGCTGATacctattgtttaaaaaaaaatctgatacataaaaaaattcagattataAAGACTACCCCCACCCAAAAAATCAGGAGGTGATTATGTAAACAAACTGACTCATCAGAGTTCATTTAAATAGTAGGTCCTTTAGTGATTTTAAAGTGCATAACCACAAAGAGAATTGGTATccgaagaaaaaaacaaaaaaaggacaaataaaacaaagccaCCCTTAATACTAAACACTCAAAGAAATATATCCAGCAGGATTCTGGGCTTCAAAGTCAtccaaaagtttttgtttttgttttttaaatttcaaagtgctttctcattagaataaaaatcagaatgtattaatttcttatttcatAGAAAACATGAATATAATTACAGTTATATTCTCAATAAATTCTAAATTTCCATTATCCACCAGTGGATGATGATTTGAATTCCCTacaaacttcattttaaatttaatgacatttttctaCTCAATTATTTGCTTGACTAACAGACcatctatttattcttttcatgTAGCTTTTCAAGGAGTCCTTAGAAACCCAAGCACTTAACTACCCCAGTTCCACAGAATGTTGGAGAGAAGAAAGTTCTGCATAGTCTGGTTAGCCTCAGCCTCAGAGGAGAGTTGTCTATTCCCAGCATGGAGTGAACTGCAGGAAGAAGTTGAACAGGGGTCAGGATAAACACACTGGACTGCTTCCCAGCACTTCCTCAGTCAGATCTTCACAGTGTTTGAAATAAGTTCCCAGACTATCAAATAAAGCCCTAGAGAGATAAGTACAAAAAATACAATCcaaggacaaataaaaacatatattgaatAATTAACTGTATGGCTTATTTGCACTATTgagtcaaatttctttttttttttttttaagattttatttatttatttgagagagagagaatgagagagagagcacgagagaggggggagggtcggagggagaagcagactccctgctgagcagggagcctgatgctggactcaatcccacaactccaggatcatgacctgagccgaaggcagtcgcttaaccaactgagccacccaggcgccccttgagccAAATTTCTTATTGCACTAATGTGATTAATCACCCTTCCTAATAGTGCCCTACATTAAATTGGAGGTCATTCTTACAAAACTATAATGGGAAGGAACAATCATTCTCACACTTAGTTCCTTTTATCTTGGGTCTTCTCTTTTAACTCATTCCTTGGATTCTATTTTCAACCACAGTATTTTTCTCTACAAAAcagtttattttccttcccaCAATATTTCCATTCCTCCTTGCTAAAATCCtctaaaataaacattaacaTTATGTCCTTCCCAGGTGCTGCATGACTGAGACAAGTTAATAAGTTATTTGACATCTTCAAACCTTTGGACTCATTGAAGAATGTTTTTAACTTCACATTTTGTGTAGATTTGTCTTGAATTTTAGTGCAGCTTCATGATATTATCCTGTAGCAATTCCAAGTAGGGCTGAAACTTTGCTCTGATTTCTAGCTGGGTTCATGATATTCCTTTTTGATGTATTATTTACCATGGAACTCCCTTGAGAAAGGACTCTATGTGTCAGGAGCTATAGCAATCCGCTTCTAAGCTAATGGAAAGCCACTCTGAATAGCTAATGTACCTATCACAAAATGGGCTAAAATATTGCTTTGCATAGTATATGTTCAATTATGTTTGCTAAATATTATCTTTAGTATAAACTTAAAATGACGAAATATCCCAAAAGAATAAATTAACACAATAGAAACTGTTAATCTTAGTTACATCCTACTTTTTAGGTGAATTATGAAGTAATCTCTAGCAGATTTGCTTTAATAGTGCCTACTTATATCAAAAAGGCCCGAAACCCAAATAACTACTAAAATTGGTTAAGATTAATTTGTCTCACAACATAAAATGGGAATCCTACCTGAAACTCATGATAAGCCAAAAGAATCTTTCTTAGTCATCAAAACAGTCTTCTATTCTCTTTTCTCATATTAGCCACTGAATCCatatggtgacttttttttttttttaaacctttaccTCCCTGGAATTTTTGACAGCGGGATAAATGACAGAATAACTGACACACAAAAGAGgcaaaagcaaatgaaagaaatggGAACTGACTCTGGATACTACTGAAAAGTAGCTGCCCCATGGGGAATCAAAACATGCACTGTTACCCTACCCCCTAACAAAGGTCACTTATGACCCTATATAAATGTCATAGGACCATATGTGTGCTGGGAAAATGGCTTCGCATGTGCTCCAATGGGTTTTTTTAGAATCACAGAGCTAGACAAATTCTTTAGAATTTccactttctcctcttcccaaaACCTAATTCCCTAATCTCATTAGACACAAATGTAAAAGTTCCCAGAATAAGAAATATGTTGCTGTTTTATCATTTCATTATTGCAGCCTGAATCAGTTTTTTTCTGGCAAAAAGCTGTGGATGCCACTGGCAACTctagggaaaagaaggaaaaggaaactgtGTAGAGATAGGCAAGAATGATGATGGATTGAAAAGTCAACAATTAGAATAGAGAAAGAATTGAAAACCcaagacaataaacaaaaacaataaaacctaaGTAACTATTTAGTTCTTGACAGTGGATATATTCTATTAAGAATAAACACAATCTCAGAGGCAAAAAGAGACTTTACCAAAAcccatttttaaagacatttcagTTGGCACCTTTCAGACACTCTTTCATAACTGGGGTCCAGAAAAACCCTGAGCACTACTTCTGACTCTTACGGTTTTATCCTCACTTCCCTTCTCTATAGACATTTCTCAAGGCACAGTATTCTTACAGTTAGATGAAACCCCACCCTGCCCAATCTTGCTTAACAGTGCTTTCTATCTATACAAATACAATGAATAAAccaatataaagaaaatacagaaaatacatttctaaataatccttCCCATTCTTACTCTTCCCTTGGTCTACTATTGTATAATATTGGTTTGTATAACATAATACTGGTTTTCTCTCAGAATTATTCAGAGATTGAAAACAATCTCTTGTTTATAATCCATTCCTCAGCTTTTCTCTACTGTGGGAATTATTTTGTTTCAACTTAGACAGAAATCTCACCGTTTCTGTTCCTTTAGTCCCTTTTCTGTCTAAAACGGTCCTCTCCTGCCCAGGATCAACTGCCACAGAATCagaatgttcttttcttctcaggagagggggaggggagctatGTTTAAATCTTTCCCTCCCTTAGGTCGTTCCCCCAGATTGGCAGGCTGTGTCTggtaatgtttttttcttaaggcctggcatacaggggcgcctgggtggctcagtcattaagcgtctgtctttggctcaggtcatgatcccagggccctgggatcgagcccgcagcgggctccctgctccgcgggaagcctgcttctccctctcccactccccctgcttgtgttccctctcttgctctctctctgtcaaataaataaataaaatcttaaaaaaaaaaaaaaggcctggcaTACAGGTAGTGTTCAATGTTAGCTGAGTATAAAGAAATAACAGATTACTAATTTGAATTTGCAACTCCATCTGTCCATTTTACCATCACATTGCTCTTATACCAAATGACTTATCTTTGGCCTCATCTTAATCTACTGTATCAAGTGTGGGACTTAAAACATttcttcagattaaaaaaaaaaattttaggaatgcctgggtcactcagtgagttaagtatctgccttcagctcaggtcctgggatggagccctgcatcaggttccttgctcagcggggagcctgcttctccctctgcctgccgctccccctgcttgtgtgctcgcgctctctgacaactaaataaataaaatcttaaaaaaaaaataaaactttagtaTGGAACACTTCAGACATATACAGGAATTACTATAATGAACTCCCATTTACCCTCACTCAGCTCCAACAAGGATCAACTCACTGCCAATCCTGTTTCATCTATAATCCCTAATGCCCCCCAATATTTACTTATTGTTTATAATCTAAAGGAGCAGATTCAATGAGTTTTGGAGGTATCAAGGAGCAAGACATATAGTAAACTTCCTAAAAGTCATATACTGGGTATGAGGAGGGGTCACTAAAGATGGGGGACTCCATAATAGTGAAAGATGCTTAATGTTAGAAATTATAATAaactagaattaaataaaaataagttcgGCATAAGTATGttgattatacctcaataagggaaaaaaaaaaaggttggtaTCACCCACCCAAAGGGTATCAAGAACCATCTCACTGAATAGGGTCTCTGGATTCCAATCATTTATCTTCATTGCCTCTCCCAGATTCATGTCCTGGCCTGATccccattaattttatttataacccACAACCCATTATTCTTCTTCTGAATATAAACAAGAATTCTGCATGTATAGAcatacccttttattttttatttaacatatacttACAAAGTGCATACTATTTTAAGCCCTTTATAATTATTAATCTACTTAGTTGAGAAGAGACATCTCAATTCATCTTCCCcaaattcaaaaatcaaaaatatagattttttagTGTGGTTTAAAAATTGAGAACAATTTGAGGTCTAAACATTACAAGGTGGATTCTCAATACATTATCTGTCCCTTCCCAGCCACACTACAATGTTTGAAGAAGAAAGTAAGAAGGTGCTGGATGAAGAGATTTACAAGGGTTTTGGACCTTTTCCCATAGTCCTCATAACAACCTTTACACTTTTAGGTGAAATAAAAAGTAGTTACTTCTCATAACAAAGTTGAGTACTTCAAGTTTAAGCTGATAACCCTCTTCACCAAGCAATTTCCTATCCCTTAGAAAACAGCAAGCTAATGGGGAAGTCACCTTTGGACTCCCCTATGgctagattaaaacaaaaacaaaaacacacacacacacacacacaaacttatcTTGATTGCAAGAAAGATTAGCCAGCAGGTAATGCTAAGAAGTCCCAGGGTTCACCTACTTCACATTTCAATGGGCACTAAACCCTAGGttcaaaacacacaaaatgactccacattttaaaaacacgTGTTGGAATCTTTCAGCCCATATCACAAAAGTGCAAACTGTCTTTCTATAAAATTATCAGTGGCTCAAGTCATATGAGTATCTGATTTTACACAACAGTCTTATTCCTGAGAAAATAcaggtttgggttttttaaaaaactgaaacaaaaatcgCTCTGTATTTTAAGTGCCCCAAGGTACCTCTATTTAAAGGACTCTCAAGATGAGCATCCTTTGAAATAAGTTTTATAAATAATCACCTCCTATATACTTCATTAGTAACTAAAAAAGTCATGGGTTATCCCCCCCCAACTCTGCCAGGTAACTTTTGGCAACAGACGTGGAATTCTCCAATTTAAAGAATGGATTACAAAATTAGGTCTCATGTTAACAGGAAGCTTTTACAGAACCTGGCACTCTAGTTGCTCAGTATTTACTAAATGAATCAACAGGGCTCTTTTTAATTAACTTCTGGACAATCTCTTTACTTTTACTTAACTACTGTTACAGGTAACCAAACCAGGAGGTGTGGCGTTTTATA from the Halichoerus grypus chromosome 7, mHalGry1.hap1.1, whole genome shotgun sequence genome contains:
- the CISD1 gene encoding CDGSH iron-sulfur domain-containing protein 1 isoform X1, whose amino-acid sequence is MQNFLLSNILWNWVEWIAAVTIAAGTAAVGYLAYKRFYVKDHRNKSMVNLHIQKDNPKIVHAYDMEDLGDKAVYCRCWRSKKFPFCDGSHTKHNEETGDNVGPLIIKRKET
- the CISD1 gene encoding CDGSH iron-sulfur domain-containing protein 1 isoform X2, with translation MSLTSSVRVEWIAAVTIAAGTAAVGYLAYKRFYVKDHRNKSMVNLHIQKDNPKIVHAYDMEDLGDKAVYCRCWRSKKFPFCDGSHTKHNEETGDNVGPLIIKRKET